The Primulina huaijiensis isolate GDHJ02 chromosome 17, ASM1229523v2, whole genome shotgun sequence genome window below encodes:
- the LOC140962856 gene encoding phosphatidylinositol 4-kinase alpha 1-like isoform X1 — translation MESLVELCDLIAQNPTHFADKLAWICSRCPSTDFLLVGSPRVSRSHLNAILALARFLSKCPNHDHETPKSLLLAFYRSIPSSFHPNFWPQSFSSDSISTFFKDLLNYISKASESSPDFATDVAGFTGEIVTQTISNTDSSISSAFLKALCLHFPPILPSDGNKLISTLLERFEIAVPSSPRETISTHDVASVQSSPMSLNHYQYQSPGNEASIVSAGSSGSRVSRDDPTASQGILINGASNGDFFSGSVGLSDGGRGGGAVAFRKVVASFEEEPVESLEKQQIVFELVGHVLDKVVIDSNLLEQVRGIAKQQLQSMMAFLKIRKRDWSEQGQLLKVRINTKLSVYHAAARLQVKTLSSLDSEGKTSKRLLHGALALLIEAAEACLFSVWRKLSVCEELFCSFLAGISQAAVTRGGQLLRVLLIRFKPLVLATCAQADTWASSQGAMFVSILKTSCEIIEFGWVKDRSPVDTFIMGLAASIRERNDYEEEDGKEKQAAPPVQLNVIRLLADLNVSVHKPEIVDMILPLFIESLEEGDASTAGLLRLRLLDAVSRMASLGFEKSYREAMVLMTRSYLGKLSSVGSAESRTQVPEATTERVETLPAGFLLIARGLTSNKLRQDYRQRLLSLCSDVGLAAESKSGRSGADFLGPLLPAVAEICSDFDPSVDVEPSLLKLFRNLWFYIALFGLAPPIQKIQATPKAISTTLNSVGSMGIIALQAVGGPYMWNPLWSSAVQRISQGTPPLVVSSVKWLEDELELNALHDPGSRRGNGIEKTVVNQRTALSAALGGRMEVSAMSTISGVKATYLLAVAFLEIIRFSSNGGILNGDHNATTSQSAFSCVFEYLKSPNLMPAVSQCLTSIVHRSFETAMSWLDDRASETGIEAEVRESTLSIHACFLIRNLSQRDEHIRDISVSLLTQLRDRFPQILWSSSCLDSLLLSMHNDPPSNVVSDPAYVASVRSLYQRMVREWITVSLSYAPCTSQGLLQENLCKANTWQRTQPTADVVSLLSEIRIGTGKNDCWVGTKTANIPAVMAAAAAASGGNLKLSDAFNLEVLGTGIVSATVKCNHAGEIAGMKRLYESLGGDLENPPSLGYGLNVDLPVLESSVQPTLPKNGSFNEILFSRFVRLLQKFVSTAEKGGEVDKLAFRETCSHSTALLLSSMHSDSKSNVESFSQLLRLLCWCPAYITTPDAVETGVYVWTWLVSAAPLLGSVVLAELVDAWLWTVDTKRGLFASDIRYSGPSAKLRPHLAPGEPEPQPEKDPVEQILAHRLWLGFFIDRFEVVRHASVEQLLLLGRMLQGSAKLPWNFSRHPAATGTFFTLMLFGLKFCSCQSQRNLHNFRSGLQLLEDRIYRASLGWFAHTPEWFDLNNNNFTQSEAQSISIFVHHLLNDRSDTQLDLRAQGLETGSSLNDVKDQHHPVWGPMENYAVGREKRRQLLLMMCQHEADRLEVWAQPVGPKENTSRVKVSSEKWTEFGRTAFSVDPRIALSLAARFPSVAALKTETTQLVQNHILEIRSIPEALPYFVTSKAVDENSTLLQHMPHWAACSITQALDFLSPAYKGHPRVMAYVLRVLESYPPERVTFFMPQLVQSLRYDEGRLVEGYLLRAAQRSDIFAHILIWHLQGETCVPESGKDPASVKNSSFQALLPVVRQRIIDGFHPKALDLFRREFDFFDKVTSISGVLFPLPKEERRAGIRRELEKIQVEGNDLYLPTAPNKLVSSIQVDSGIPLQSAAKVPIMITFNVVDRDGNCKGVKPQACIFKVGDDCRQDVLALQVISLLKDIFEAVGLDLYLFPYGVLPTDPERGIIEVVPNTRSRSQMGETTDGGLFEIFQQDFGPVGSPSFEAARENFLISSAGYAVASLLLQPKDRHNGNLLFDNLGRLVHIDFGFILETSPGGNMRFESAHFKLSHEMTQLLDPSGVMKSETWHQFVSLCVKGYLAARRYMDGIINTVSLMIDSGLPCFSRGDPIGNLRKRFHPEMTEREAANFMIRTCTDAYNKWTTAGYDLIQYLQQGIEK, via the exons ATTCTGGCCCTTGCTCGATTCCTCTCAAAATGCCCGAACCACGATCACGAGACACCCAAATCGTTGCTCCTTGCGTTTTATCGCTCTATTCCATCATCGTTCCATCCCAACTTCTGGCCACAATCGTTTTCAAGTGACTCGATTTCTACGTTTTTCAAAGACTTATTGAATTACATTTCCAAGGCTTCTGAGTCGTCCCCTGATTTCGCTACCGATGTGGCTGGATTCACGGGAGAAATCGTCACTCAGACGATTAGTAACACCGATTCGAGCATTTCTAGCGCTTTCTTGAAGGCACTGTGTTTGCATTTCCCACCCATTTTACCCTCCGACGGAAATAAATTGATTTCCACTCTCCTTGAGCGGTTTGAAATTGCAGTCCCCAGCTCGCCAAGGGAGACAATATCGACCCATGATGTAGCTTCAGTCCAGAGCTCTCCTATGAGCCTCAACCATTATCAATATCAATCTCCTGGTAACGAAGCCAGCATTGTTTCTGCGGGGTCCTCTGGCAGCAGAGTTTCCAGGGACGATCCAACAGCATCGCAGGGGATTTTGATTAATGGGGCTAGTAATGGAGATTTTTTTAGTGGGAGTGTTGGGCTAAGTGATGGCGGGAGAGGTGGTGGTGCTGTGGCTTTTAGGAAGGTAGTGGCGTCTTTTGAGGAGGAACCGGTGGAGAGCCTTGAAAAGCAACAGATTGTTTTTGAGTTGGTCGGACATGTATTGGATAAGGTAGTCATTGATTCCAACCTTTTGGAGCAAGTAAGAGGAATAGCAAAGCAACAACTTCAATCAATGATGGCTTTTTTAAAG ATAAGAAAGCGTGATTGGTCGGAGCAAGGACAATTGCTTAAAGTTAGGATCAACACAAAGTTGTCTGTTTACCATGCTGCAGCAAGATTGCAAGTGAAaactctttcatctcttgaCTCGGAAGGAAAGACATCAAAGAGATTATTGCATGGAGCTCTTGCTCTGTTGATAGAGGCTGCAGAGGCATGCTTATTCTCAGTCTGGCGGAAATTGAGCGTTTGTGAAGAGCTTTTCTGCTCTTTTCTTGCTGGTATTTCTCAAGCAGCTGTCACTCGTGGTGGTCAGCTTCTCCGTGTTCTCTTAATTCGTTTTAAGCCGCTTGTGCTGGCTACTTGTGCTCAG GCTGACACTTGGGCTAGCAGCCAGGGAGCTATGTTTGTTAGTATCTTGAAAACTTCCTGTGAGATAATTGAGTTTGGTTGGGTCAAGGACAGGTCTCCTGTTGACACTTTTATCATGGGACTGGCTGCTAGTATCCGCGAACGAAATGATTATGAAGAAGAG GATGGAAAAGAAAAGCAGGCTGCTCCACCTGTACAGCTGAATGTCATACGTTTACTTGCTGACTTGAATGTTTCTGTTCATAAGCCTGAAATTGTTGACATGATATTGCCGTTATTTATTGAGAGTCTAGAAGAGGGTGATGCTTCAACTGCAGGCTTACTGAGACTTCGA CTTCTTGATGCTGTTTCTCGCATGGCGAGTTTAGGTTTCGAGAAGTCCTACCGTGAAGCTATGGTTCTAATGACTCGGAGTTACTTGGGTAAACTATCTAGTGTCGGCTCTGCTGAAAGCAGAACTCAGGTACCTGAAGCTACAACAGAACGTGTTGAG ACTTTACCTGCAGGATTTTTATTGATTGCTAGAGGTCTTACAAGCAATAAATTGCGTCAGGACTACCGCCAGCGATTGTTATCTCTATGTTCAGATGTTGGGTTGGCTGCAGAGTCGAAAAGTGGAAG GAGCGGAGCAGATTTTCTTGGGCCCCTACTACCTGCTGTGGCTGAAATATGTTCAGACTTTGACCCCAGTGTTGACGTGGAACCTTCCCTCTTAAAGCTTTTCCGGAACTTGTGGTTCTATATTGCTCTCTTTGGGTTAGCACCTCCAATACAGAAAATTCAGGCTACTCCAAAGGCAATTTCAACTACCCTGAATAGCGTGGGAAGCATGGGCATCATTGCTCTCCAAGCAGTCGGTGGACCATATATGTGGAATCCGTTGTGGTCATCTGCAGTGCAGCGTATTTCACAAGGGACCCCACCTCTT GTAGTAAGCTCTGTGAAATGGCTTGAGGATGAGTTGGAGCTTAATGCACTTCATGATCCTGGTAGTCGCCGGGGGAACGGAATTGAAAAAACTGTTGTGAATCAGAGAACTGCTCTATCTGCTGCCTTGGGAGGACGAATGGAGGTTTCAGCAATGAGTACGATTTCGG GTGTCAAAGCAACTTATCTTTTAGCTGTGGCATTTTTGGAGATAATAAGATTCAGTAGCAATGGTGGTATTCTGAATGGTGACCACAACGCCACTACCTCTCAGAGTGCCTTCAGCTGTGTCTTTGAATACTTGAAAAGTCCAAATCTTATGCCAGCTGTTTCTCAATGTTTGACATCTATTGTTCATCGGTCATTTGAAACGGCAATGTCTTGGCTG GACGATCGTGCCTCTGAGACTGGAATAGAAGCTGAGGTTAGAGAGTCTACTCTATCTATTCATGCATGTTTCCTCATTAGAAATTTGTCTCAAAGGGATGAGCATATACGAGACATCTCAGTTAGTTTGTTAACTCAACTCAGAGATCGATTTCCTCAG ATTTTGTGGAGTTCGTCTTGTCTGGATTCTCTGCTACTCTCAATGCATAATGATCCACCTTCAAATGTTGTGAGTGATCCTGCTTATGTTGCCAGTGTTCGCTCCTTGTACCAAAGGATGGTCCGGGAATGGATCACAGTTTCACTTTCATATGCTCCATGCACTAGCCAGGGTCTTCTTCAG GAAAATCTTTGCAAAGCTAATACATGGCAGAGAACACAACCTACGGCTGATGTGGTTTCTCTTCTGTCAGAAATCAGGATTGGTACGGGAAAGAATGATTGTTGGGTTGGTACCAAAACTGCAAATATTCCTGCTGTTatggctgctgctgctgcagcTTCAGGGGGAAACCTGAAGTTGAGTGATGCATTTAATTTGGAGGTTCTTGGAACTGGTATTGTTAGTGCAACAGTGAAGTGTAACCATGCTGGAGAAATTGCCGGCATGAAAAGGTTATATGAGAGCCTAGGAGGAGACCTTGAAAATCCTCCATCCCTTGGTTATGGTCTTAATGTTGACCTTCCAGTTTTGGAATCATCAGTTCAACCTACACTACCTAAAAATGGATCCTTCAATGAGATATTGTTTTCTAGGTTTGTGCGGCTGCTTCAGAAGTTTGTAAGTACCGCAGAGAAGGGTGGTGAGGTGGACAAATTAGCATTTCGTGAAACTTGTTCTCATTCTACCGCATTACTTCTTTCCAGTATG CATTCAGATTCAAAATCGAATGTTGAGAGCTTTTCCCAACTTCTGCGTCTTCTTTGCTGGTGCCCTGCTTACATTACCACGCCCGATGCTGTTGAGACTGGTGTGTATGTATGGACATGGCTAGTTTCTGCTGCTCCACTGTTGGGTTCTGTTGTTCTTGCTGAGCTTGTTGATGCATGGCTATGGACTGTAGACACGAAGAGAGGCCTTTTTGCATCTGATATAAGGTACTCAGGACCTTCTGCCAAGTTGAGGCCCCACCTTGCTCCTGGTGAGCCTGAGCCACAGCCCGAGAAAGACCCCGTTGAACAGATTTTGGCTCATAGACTTTGGCTCGGATTTTTTATTGACCGGTTTGAG GTAGTACGGCATGCCAGTGTGGAGCAGCTTTTGTTACTTGGTCGTATGTTGCAAGGATCAGCAAAACTCCCTTGGAATTTTTCCCGACATCCAGCTGCTACAGGAACTTTCTTCACACTGATGCTTTTTGGCCTAAAGTTTTGCTCATGCCAGTCGCAACGAAATCTTCACAACTTCAGATCAGGGCTTCAATTGCTGGAAGATAGGATTTATAG GGCTTCTTTAGGTTGGTTTGCCCACACACCTGAGTGGTTTGATTTGAATAACAATAATTTTACTCAGAGTGAAGCTCAATCCATTTCTATATTTGTCCATCATCTTTTAAATGACCGGTCAGACACTCAACTTGATTTAAGAGCTCAGGGACTGGAAACTGGTAGCTCTTTGAATGATGTT aAGGATCAGCATCACCCTGTCTGGGGTCCGATGGAAAACTATGCAGTGGGACGGGAGAAGAGGAGGCAGTTACTATTGATGATGTGCCAGCATGAGGCTGATCGACTTGAGGTTTGGGCACAACCTGTTGGACCAAA GGAAAACACTTCTCGGGTTAAAGTTAGCTCTGAGAAATGGACAGAATTTGGAAGGACTGCTTTCTCTGTTGATCCTCGAATTGCTTTGTCTTTAGCTGCAAGATTTCCATCAGTTGCTGCTCTGAAGACTGAAACCACCCAGTTAGTACAA AATCATATACTAGAGATCCGAAGCATTCCTGAAGCTTTGCCTTACTTTGTGACATCAAAAGCAGTGGACGAGAACTCAACGCTTCTGCAACATATGCCACACTGGGCAGCTTGTTCAATCACACAGGCCTTGGACTTCCTTAGTCCAGCATATAAAGGTCACCCTCGGGTCATGGCTTATGTTCTCAGGGTGTTGGAATCTTATCCACCTGAGAGAGTGACGTTTTTCATGCCTCAGCTGGTGCAGTCACTAAGATATGATGAAGGG AGGCTGGTTGAAGGATACTTGCTCAGAGCAGCACAGAGAAGTGATATATTTGCCCATATTTTGATATGGCATTTACAA GGTGAGACTTGTGTTCCTGAGTCAGGAAAAGATCCAGCCTCTGTAAAG AATAGCTCATTCCAAGCACTTCTCCCGGTTGTTAGGCAGCGAATCATTGATGGTTTCCACCCGAAAGCCCTTGACTTGTTTCGAAGGGAATTCGATTTCTTTGACAAAGTTACATCTATATCAGGTGTTCTATTTCCCCTTCCAAAAGAGGAAAGACGAGCTGGCATAAGAAG GGAGTTGGAGAAAATTCAAGTTGAAGGAAATGATCTTTATCTGCCTACCGCTCCTAATAAACTCGTCAGTAGTATTCAGGTTGATAGTGGAATTCCTTTACAATCAGCTGCAAAAGTCCCTATAATGATTACATTCAATGTGGTAGATCGTGATGGGAATTGCAAAGGTGTTAAACCTCAAGCTTGCATTTTCAAG GTTGGAGATGACTGTCGACAAGACGTCCTTGCTTTGCAAGTTATTTCACTTTTGAAGGACATTTTCGAAGCCGTCGGACTTGATCTCTATTTATTTCCTTATGGAGTACTTCCAACTGACCCAGAGAGAGGAATTATTGAG GTTGTGCCAAACACAAGGAGCAGAAGTCAGATGGGTGAGACCACTGATGGTGGTTTATTCGAGATTTTCCAGCAGGACTTTGGGCCTGTCGGTTCTCCCAGCTTTGAAGCAGCTCGTGAGAACTTCCTCATTAGCAGTGCTGGATATGCAGTTGCCAGCCTCTTGCTTCAACCAAAGGATCGACACAATGGGAATCTTTTGTTTGACAA CCTGGGGCGGCTTGTTCATATTGATTTTGGTTTCATTCTGGAAACTTCACCTGGTGGAAATATGCGTTTTGAGAGCGCACATTTCAAACTGAGTCATGAGATGACTCAATTACTCGACCCTTCCGGAGTTATGAAAAGCGAGACATGGCACCAGTTTGTAAG CCTGTGTGTGAAAGGTTACCTTGCTGCACGTCGCTACATGGATGGAATCATAAACACAGTGTCACTGATGATAGACAGTGGATTGCCTTGCTTTAGCAGGGGTGATCCTATCGGTAATCTTCGCAAGAGATTTCACCCAGAAATGACTGAGCGTGAAGCAGCCAATTTTATGATTCGTACCTGCACCGATGCCTACAATAAGTGGACCACCGCTGGTTACGATTTGATTCAGTATTTGCAACAGGGCATCGAAAAATGA